GGATCAAGGGGAAACCCGATATCGTATATCCAAAGAAGAAAGGATTAAAATTCTGGGATTATTTTTTTCGGGAGATGTTTATCGCACTTGAGGGACAAATAAAGGGTAAGGTAGAGCATCTCAACGGTATTTTGTATCTCTCACCGATTGTGAGTTATTAGTAAAGATTACAATCATGACGAAAAAAGAGTTAATTAAACGGGTTCAAAAAAAAATAGAGGAATATCCCCCCAAAGATATATCATACGCAGTTCACTTGGTATTCGACGCAATGATTCGAGCCCTAAAAAGAAATGAACGGATAGAAATCAGGGGCTTCGGAAATATTACGGTCAGACGCAGACGATCGATACTGGGAAGAAATCCGAAAACATCTGATGTCATACGCCTTCCGGAGAGAAAGGTACCTTTTTTTAAGGTTGGTAAAGAACTCCATGACATGATTAATGGATGCAAGTAAACTGTGCAATTACGAAAAATCCATTTCATTGTCGGGAGAAGCAAAGTCTTTTAATTGTTCTCTTCTCTTTTTATGCTGTAGTTTCTTAAGCGCTTTCGCTTCTATTTGTCTTATTCT
This is a stretch of genomic DNA from Deltaproteobacteria bacterium. It encodes these proteins:
- a CDS encoding integration host factor subunit beta; protein product: MTKKELIKRVQKKIEEYPPKDISYAVHLVFDAMIRALKRNERIEIRGFGNITVRRRRSILGRNPKTSDVIRLPERKVPFFKVGKELHDMINGCK